The Chanos chanos chromosome 6, fChaCha1.1, whole genome shotgun sequence genome includes a region encoding these proteins:
- the LOC115815312 gene encoding protein SSUH2 homolog, which produces MDLSDQDEAPGEPDLQPVASYDAGLFTNAPAVATAPPADVMPTVPGYEGFGGEGSAIPPPYEETYQEEGQARSRHWEIPAITKELAQEVFIEYASRKCCYSVKPAKEMVFTDLQSLDTYRYCLETFTESRSTEWATEPYHGQVVNADNGMAPEPWDMAVPVPPLFQDCKTEVRIPHTSSVKGCHSCLHLGRSACYTCMTSGRSQCVMCGGTGRNFSNERCLTCGGTGRVLCISCGGMGSRVCSTCQGRGKLLWFLKLKIKWKNNIHKNVVDKCSGFPIDRLEKVTGENLFTDMNQLVNPVVSFPDNAVNAASREAVRAHQAQFSTTCRILQQRQTIELIPVTRVHYSWKEKTHIYFVYGAEHKVYTKDYPVKCCCCSIL; this is translated from the exons ATGGATTTAAG CGATCAAGACGAAGCGCCAGGCGAGCCAGACTTGCAACCAGTTGCTAGCTACGATGCAG GTTTGTTCACCAATGCACCAGCTGTAGCCACGGCCCCTCCTGCAGATGTGATGCCCACGGTGCCTGGATATGAGGGCTTTGGAGGTGAAGGCAGTG cTATTCCCCCTCCATATGAAGAGACATATCAAGAGGAAGGCCAAGCCAGATCCAGACACTGGGA AATCCCAGCTATAACCAAAGAGCTTGCCCAGGAGGTCTTCATTGAGTATGCATCCAGAAAATGTTGCTACAGTGTGAAACCAGCCAAAGAGATGGTCTTCACTGACCTGCAGTCTCTCGACACATATCGA TACTGTTTGGAGACCTTCACTGAGTCAAGATCCACTGAATGGGCAACTGAACCATACCATG gCCAGGTTGTGAATGCTGATAATGGCATGGCTCCAGAACCGTGGGACATGGCTGTTCCTGTACCTCCCTTGTTTCAGGATTGCAAAACAGAAGTTCGCATACCGCATACATCCTCTGTTAAG GGATGTCACTCTTGCCTGCATCTTGGTAGATCTGCATGTTACACATGTATGACATCAGGGAGG AGTCAGTGTGTAATGTGCGGTGGTACCGGGAGGAACTTCTCTAATGAACGATGCCTTACCTGTGGAGGGACTGGCAGAGTGCT GTGCATCTCCTGCGGTGGAATGGGTTCTAGAGTATGCTCGACTTGTCAAGGAAGAGGAAAACTTCTCTGGTTCTTGAAACTCAAGATTAAATG gaaaaacaacatacataaaaatgttGTAGATAAGTGCTCTGGATTCCCTATTGATCGTCTTGAGAAGGTTACTGGAGAGAATCTTTTCACCGACATGAACCAATTA gttAATCCTGTTGTTAGTTTCCCTGACAATGCAGTGAATGCAGCATCTAGAGAGGCTGTGAGAGCGCACCAGGCCCAGTTCTCTACCACCTGCCGTATCCTCCAGCAG AGGCAAACCATTGAGTTGATCCCAGTCACTCGCGTGCACTACAGCTGGAAGGAGAAAACTCACATTTACTTTGTGTACGGAGCTGAACACAAAGTCTACACAAAGGACTACCCAGTgaaatgctgctgctgctccattTTGTAA